A single Glycine soja cultivar W05 chromosome 14, ASM419377v2, whole genome shotgun sequence DNA region contains:
- the LOC114384962 gene encoding uncharacterized protein LOC114384962: MGGLTAEDLSTIGGIATVSLLHSFIPTHWLPFSIVGRAQKWTLSTTLIVTALGAILHVISTSLLGITAITMANTIAGEETVHKVASLLLVFLGGSYIILFLMGKGGHSHSHNQPMEKMAVAGLILVPALSPCATTLPVFLAVGNSSSMMVLAIIVLLFSTITVMTSLVALSFYGASQLKFHWVERYDKLLVGSVLCLVGVLTLLFHDHDHEVVSIGHHSHSHRKIISL; encoded by the exons ATGGGTGGGCTCACCGCTGAAGATCTGTCGACCATCGGCGGAATCGCCACCGTGTCGCTTCTCCATTCCTTCATTCCCACTCACTGGCTTCCTTTCTCCATTGTCGGTCGCGCTCAGAAATGGACTCTCTCCACCACTCTCATCGTCA CTGCACTTGGAGCAATTTTGCACGTAATATCCACTTCACTGCTTGGTATAACGGCAATTACCATGGCAAACACCATTGCTGGTGAAGAAACTGTGCATAAGGTTGCTTCACTTTTGCTTGTATTTTTGGGTGGTAGTTATATAATTCTGTTTCTGATGGGAAAGGGTGGCCATAGTCATTCACACAACCAACCCATGGAGAAAATGGCTGTAGCTGGACTTATTCTCGTTCCTGCATTGTCTCCTTGTGCTACAACACTCCCGGTCTTTCTTGCTGTTGGAAATTCCTCTTCCATGATGGTGCTTGCCATCATAGTACTACTATTCAG CACAATAACTGTGATGACTTCGCTAGTAGCGTTGTCATTTTATGGGGCCAGTCAACTGAAGTTTCACTGGGTGGAGCGGTATGACAAGCTTCTTGTTGGTTCTGTTCTGTGTTTAGTAGGAGTCTTGACCCTACTTTTTCATGATCATGATCATGAAGTAGTTTCGATTGGACATCACTCACATTCACATAGGAAGATTATTTCCTTGTGA
- the LOC114385359 gene encoding NDR1/HIN1-like protein 13, translated as MADRVHPSHSPSVSADSQPPSPQDSPVVPKPPSPPSPEKPVPPPGTYVIKIPKDQVYRVPPPENARRYDQYARRKHRRSRCCCCFCWLIGILFILVVLLAIAAGVLYLVFRPEAPKYSIENITVRGINLTSPSSVAAISPEFNVTVKADNPNDKIGIRYLKDSSAEVFYKDARLCNGALPAFYQPSNNVTVFGTALRGDGIELRSEDRRALLEAQTKRRVPLTVRIRAPVKIKVGSIRTWKITVKVNCDVTVNELTAQAKIVSKRCTYDVDLW; from the coding sequence ATGGCTGACCGAGTTCACCCCAGCCACTCGCCTTCCGTTTCCGCCGATTCACAACCGCCATCGCCTCAAGACTCCCCCGTCGTTCCGAAACCGCCGTCGCCACCGTCACCGGAGAAGCCAGTGCCTCCGCCTGGAACCTACGTCATCAAGATCCCCAAGGATCAAGTCTACCGCGTCCCTCCGCCGGAGAACGCTCGCCGCTACGACCAATACGCTCGCCGTAAACACCGCCGGAGCCGATGCTGCTGCTGCTTCTGCTGGCTCATCGGAATCCTCTTCATTCTCGTCGTGCTCCTCGCCATCGCCGCCGGCGTCCTCTACCTCGTTTTCCGTCCCGAGGCGCCGAAATACTCCATCGAAAACATCACCGTCAGAGGAATTAACCTCACCTCGCCGTCGTCCGTGGCGGCGATCTCGCCGGAGTTCAACGTCACCGTCAAGGCCGATAACCCTAACGACAAGATCGGGATCCGTTACTTGAAGGATAGCTCCGCCGAGGTGTTTTATAAGGACGCGAGGCTGTGTAACGGCGCTCTGCCGGCGTTTTATCAGCCGTCAAACAACGTGACGGTGTTTGGGACGGCGTTAAGGGGTGACGGAATCGAGCTGAGGAGCGAGGACCGAAGAGCGTTGCTGGAAGCGCAGACCAAACGGAGAGTGCCGTTGACCGTTAGGATTAGGGCACCGGTGAAAATAAAAGTGGGGTCCATTAGGACGTGGAAGATTACCGTCAAGGTGAACTGTGATGTGACGGTGAATGAGTTAACGGCGCAGGCCAAGATTGTTTCTAAACGTTGTACTTATGACGTGGATCTTTGGTGA
- the LOC114384961 gene encoding alcohol dehydrogenase-like 7 — translation MEDKLATTSEGQPIRCKAAICRKPGSPLSIEEIIVAPPMPREARIRVICTSLCHSDVTFWKMEVPPAICPRILGHEAVGVVESLGEDVTEVTKGDVVVPIFLPDCGECIDCKSSKSNLCSKFPFEVSPWMPRHATSRFTDLKGDIIHHFLFVSSFSEYTVVDIAHLTKIDPAIPPNRACLLSCGVSTGVGAAWRTAGVEPGSTVVIFGLGSIGLAVAEGARLCGATRIIGVDVNPEKYETGKKFGLTDFVHAGESENKSVSQVIIEMTGGGADYCFECVGMATLVQEAYASCRKGWGKAIVLGVEKPGSMLSLSCNEVLHSGKSLVGCLFGGLKPKSDVPILLKRYMDKELNLDEFVTHEVEFKDINKAFDLLIEGQCLRCVIWMDR, via the exons ATGGAAGATAAACTAGCAACAACAAGTGAAGGACAACCCATAAGATGTAAAG CTGCGATTTGTCGCAAGCCAGGTTCTCCATTGAGTATTGAGGAGATCATTGTGGCACCACCAATGCCTCGTGAAGCTCGGATTCGTGTTATATGCACTTCTCTTTGTCACAGCGATGTTACTTTTTGGAAAATGGAG GTCCCTCCTGCAATTTGTCCAAGAATTTTGGGTCATGAGGCTGTTGG GGTTGTGGAAAGCTTAGGAGAGGATGTAACCGAAGTCACAAAAGGAGATGTGGTTGTTCCAATTTTCTTACCTGATTGTGGGGAGTGTATAGATTGCAAATCAAGCAAGAGCAACCTTTGTTCAAAGTTTCCTTTTGAGGTGTCTCCTTGGATGCCTAGACATGCCACCTCTAGATTCACGGATTTAAAAGGAGATATCATACACcatttcttgtttgtgtctaGTTTTAGCGAGTATACCGTGGTTGACATTGCTCATCTAACCAAGATTGATCCAGCAATACCACCCAACAGGGCATGCCTACTTAGTTGTGGTGTATCAACCG GGGTAGGTGCTGCTTGGAGAACAGCAGGTGTGGAGCCAGGGTCTACAGTAGTCATTTTTGGGTTGGGAAGTATTGGATTAGCA GTTGCCGAGGGAGCTAGACTTTGTGGAGCAACTAGGATTATAGGTGTGGATGTCAACCCAGAAAAATATGAAACTG GAAAAAAGTTTGGACTCACTGACTTTGTCCATGCTGGAGAAAGTGAAAACAAATCTGTGAGCCAG GTTATCATAGAGATGACTGGTGGGGGAGCAGATTATTGCTTTGAATGTGTTGGAATGGCAACATTGGTGCAGGAAGCATATGCTTCTTGTAGAAag GGTTGGGGAAAAGCAATAGTTTTAGGAGTGGAGAAGCCGGGATCCATGTTGAGCCTTAGCTGTAATGAGGTCCTCCATAGTGGGAAGAGCCTCGTGGGGTGCTTATTTGGAGGACTCAAACCCAAGTCTGATGTACCTATTCTCCTTAAACGCTACATGGACAAG GAACTGAATTTGGATGAGTTTGTCACACATGAGGTGGAGTTCAAGGATATCAACAAAGCTTTTGATTTATTGATTGAAGGACAGTGCCTTCGGTGTGTGATTTGGATGGACAGATGA
- the LOC114383646 gene encoding nitrate regulatory gene2 protein-like — protein MGASSSKMEDDKALQLCRERKKFVRQALDGRCSLAAAHVSYIQSLKNTGTALRKFTEPEGPIEPSLYTTATPEQPLALTERTLSFSSASVSHHIDAAEHENFSPTPSLPSSSSKFRANHMKHSTISSKKVEEKPPVPVIGIVTSSGTTTQNTSVMSGTAAFEDSSLPAGTPQWDFFGLFHPIDHQFSFQDGKGMHQDIGNADDIQRLREEEGIPELEDDEEKASSHGREHSRDSEDEFDEEPAAETLVQRFENLNRSNSHVQANFEPATTKPLRGHSASEVELVNGEKGNSAYLSPLKTAPMPALPPPETNKPMEKESRNENKVTPKNFFSSVRDIELLFIKASESGQEVPKMLEANKVHFRPIFQGKENGSLVSSFLKVCFSCGEDPSQVPEEPAQNSVKYLTWHRTVSSRSSSSRNPLGANSIDNAEDHANNLFDNSCMISGSHASTLDRLYAWERKLYDEVKASEIVRKEYDMKCKFLRQLESKGEKTSTVDKTRAKVKDLHSRIIVSIHRINSISKRVAELRDKELQPQLEELIEGLNRMWEVMHECHKLQFQIMSAAYNNSHARITMHSELRRQITSYLENELQFLSSSFTKWIGAQKFYLEAINGWLLKCVRHEEKSSKRKRRSQFDLSYYDPPIYVTCAVWLDKLSALPVKDVADSIKSLATDTAQFLPHQDKNQGKGAHPHMSTWKADIGGESADGLLRDDISEDWVAGLDQFRRSLIRFLSQLNNLSGCSVKMYTELRQAIREVKNYQRLNSQSQNGHLNSQSQDGHPNSESQS, from the exons ATGGGAGCCTCAAGCTCCAAAATGGAGGATGATAAGGCACTGCAGCTATGTCGTGAAAGGAAGAAGTTTGTGAGGCAAGCACTTGATGGGCGTTGCTCATTAGCAGCTGCTCATGTTTCATACATTCAATCACTGAAAAATACAGGAACAGCTCTGAGAAAATTTACAGAACCTGAAGGACCAATTGAGCCTTCTCTGTACACTACTGCAACACCAGAACAACCACTTGCTTTAACTGAAAGGACCCTCTCATTCTCTTCAGCATCTGTGTCACATCACATAGATGCAGCTGAACACGAAAATTTCTCTCCAACTCCCTCCCTTCCTAGTTCTTCTAGCAAGTTCAGAGCAAATCATATGAAACATAGCActatttcttccaagaaagttgAGGAAAAACCACCTGTACCTGTTATAGGAATAGTAACATCATCAGGTACTACTACACAGAATACCAGTGTAATGTCTGGAACAGCAGCATTTGAAGATTCTTCTCTTCCAGCTGGAACTCCACAGTGGGATTTCTTTGGTCTCTTTCACCCCATTGACcatcaattttcttttcaagatGGGAAGGGTATGCATCAAGATATAGGGAATGCTGATGACATACAAAGACTAAGGGAGGAGGAGGGAATTCCTGAGTTGGAAGACGACGAAGAGAAGGCTTCATCTCATGGAAGGGAACACTCTAGGGACTCTGAAGACGAATTTGATGAAGAGCCTGCCGCAGAAACTCTAGTCCAAAGATTTGAAAATCTAAATAGATCTAACAGTCATGTTCAAGCCAATTTTGAACCTGCCACAACTAAGCCTCTCAGAGGGCATTCAGCTTCTGAAGTTGAATTAGTGAATGGAGAAAAGGGGAACTCTGCTTATTTATCTCCATTAAAGACAGCACCTATGCCAGCTTTGCCTCCACCTGAAACAAATAAACCAATGGAGAAGGAAAGTCGTAATGAAAATAAAGTCACCCctaagaatttcttttcaagcGTGAGAGATATTGAATTGCTCTTTATTAAAGCTTCAGAATCTGGCCAAGAGGTTCCAAAGATGCTTGAAGCAAACAAAGTTCACTTTCGTCCAATATTCCAAGGAAAAGAAA ATGGTTCTCTGGTGTCCTCGTTTTTGAAGGTATGTTTCTCATGTGGGGAGGACCCAAGCCAAGTTCCAGAAG AACCTGCTCAAAACTCGGTTAAGTACTTAACTTGGCATAGGACGGTGTCATCTCGATCCTCCTCATCCAGAAACCCTTTAGGAGCAAACTCAATTGACAATGCTGAGGACCATGCAAATAATCTCTTTGATAATTCTTGTATGATCTCCGGAAGTCATGCATCAACCTTGGATAGGCTATATGCTTGGGAAAGGAAACTCTATGATGAAGTGAAG GCTAGTGAGATAGTCAGAAAGGAATATGACATGAAGTGTAAATTCTTAAGGCAACTGGAATCAAAAGGAGAAAAGACCTCTACAGTTGATAAAACTCGTGCTAAAGTCAAGGATCTGCACTCAAGAATCATAGTTTCAATTCATAGGATAAACTCTATATCAAAGAGGGTTGCGGAGTTACGAGACAAAGAGCTTCAGCCACAACTTGAGGAGTTGATTGAAGG GTTGAATCGGATGTGGGAAGTGATGCATGAATGCCACAAACTTCAGTTTCAGATAATGTCGGCAGCATATAACAACAGCCATGCTAGAATCACCATGCATTCAGAATTACGTAGACAGATTACTTCCTATCTTGAAAATGAACTCCAATTTCTATCATCAAGCTTTACCAAGTGGATTGGAGCTCAGAAATTCTATCTGGAGGCTATAAATGGGTGGCTTCTCAAATGTGTTCGTCATGAAGAAAAATCATCCAAGAGAAAAAGGAGGTCTCAATTTGACCTTAGCTATTATGATCCTCCAATATATGTCACATGTGCGGTCTGGTTGGATAAACTTAGTGCCTTACCTGTAAAGGATGTAGCTGATTCGATTAAGAGTTTGGCGACGGATACTGCCCAGTTCTTACCACACCAGGACAAGAACCAAGGAAAAGGTGCTCATCCTCATATGTCAACATGGAAGGCTGATATTGGTGGCGAATCAGCAGATGGTTTATTGAGAGATGACATATCAGAGGATTGGGTTGCAGGTCTTGATCAATTTCGGCGAAGCTTGATTCGATTTCTTagtcaattaaataatttgtctGGTTGTTCTGTCAAAATGTACACAGAACTTCGACAAGCCATTCGGGAAGTCAAAAATTACCAGCGTTTGAATTCTCAGTCTCAAAATGGTCATTTGAATTCTCAGTCTCAAGATGGTCATCCGAATTCCGAATCTCAAAGTTGA